A part of Terriglobus roseus genomic DNA contains:
- a CDS encoding PQQ-dependent sugar dehydrogenase, translated as MKLTPVVFFTALALSASAQTMPNPQRDSHTVNVVLPAPLTATPENIGRLKLPAGFHIAKFVEELDSPRVVVVSEAGNIYVSSRDAGTITMIDGRGKKKKVLELENVHGMVIHAGILYYVTIKQVYAAPLNPDGTLGASKLLITDLPDAGQHVDRTLAVGPDNKLYVSVGSTCNTCEERNHINSTMQRYNLDGSGRETFATGLRNTIGFNFKPGTKDLYGWDDGVDWMGDQEQREELNEIEQGKEYGWPYILGNGLKNLYLTPPHGATLDQWAAKTTLPVLTWNAHASGMQLIFLKGTGLPSDFDGDALASMHGSWGANPPSGYQVVRIHFEGSVAKTITPFVDGFLMQTQGGSGWARFARPFGLAQMADGSVLLGDEQNGILYRITYSR; from the coding sequence ATGAAACTCACTCCGGTTGTATTCTTCACCGCTCTCGCGTTGTCGGCTTCGGCACAGACGATGCCGAACCCACAGCGTGATAGTCACACCGTCAACGTAGTGCTGCCAGCGCCGCTGACCGCCACGCCGGAGAATATCGGGAGACTGAAGCTGCCCGCGGGTTTTCATATCGCCAAATTCGTCGAAGAATTGGATAGTCCTCGGGTCGTCGTAGTTTCCGAAGCTGGAAACATTTACGTCAGCAGCCGCGATGCGGGAACAATCACGATGATAGATGGCAGAGGTAAGAAGAAGAAGGTTCTCGAACTGGAAAATGTGCACGGCATGGTGATCCATGCCGGCATCCTGTACTACGTCACGATCAAGCAGGTATACGCCGCACCGCTCAATCCCGACGGAACGCTCGGGGCATCGAAGCTTCTGATTACGGACTTGCCGGACGCTGGACAACATGTGGATCGGACGCTCGCGGTGGGACCGGACAACAAGCTATACGTCTCGGTCGGGAGTACCTGCAATACCTGCGAGGAACGGAATCACATCAACAGTACGATGCAGCGTTACAACCTGGACGGTAGCGGTCGAGAGACCTTTGCCACCGGGCTTCGCAACACGATTGGATTCAACTTCAAGCCCGGCACCAAGGACTTGTATGGGTGGGACGATGGCGTGGATTGGATGGGTGATCAGGAGCAACGTGAAGAGTTGAACGAGATCGAACAGGGCAAGGAGTACGGCTGGCCGTACATCCTTGGCAACGGTCTCAAGAACCTTTATCTCACACCACCCCATGGCGCCACTCTCGATCAATGGGCCGCGAAAACAACCCTTCCAGTTTTGACTTGGAATGCCCACGCGTCCGGCATGCAACTGATCTTCCTCAAAGGAACGGGGCTGCCGTCCGATTTCGACGGGGATGCGCTGGCCAGCATGCACGGCTCATGGGGAGCCAACCCACCCAGCGGCTACCAAGTGGTTCGCATTCATTTTGAAGGTAGCGTCGCCAAGACAATCACGCCGTTTGTCGATGGCTTTCTGATGCAGACCCAAGGTGGTAGTGGATGGGCTCGGTTTGCTCGCCCCTTTGGCTTGGCGCAAATGGCAGACGGAAGCGTCCTGCTCGGCGATGAGCAGAATGGGATTCTCTATCGAATCACCTATTCGCGATAA
- a CDS encoding inorganic diphosphatase, whose translation MKPLPDGGQSIQVIVETPARSRNKFAFDPDQEIFTLKSVLPAGMVFPYDGFLPGTEGGDGDPVDVLLLMDEPAFPGVAVRARLIGVIVSEQVDGKKRLRNDRLVAVSESTHQYAKIKPYPISRRSGFANRRRSL comes from the coding sequence TTGAAACCGCTTCCAGACGGAGGCCAAAGCATCCAAGTCATCGTCGAAACTCCCGCACGAAGTCGAAATAAGTTCGCGTTTGATCCCGATCAGGAAATCTTCACGCTCAAGAGCGTTCTTCCAGCCGGCATGGTCTTCCCCTATGACGGCTTTCTGCCCGGGACCGAGGGAGGCGATGGCGATCCGGTGGACGTGCTTCTTCTCATGGATGAGCCAGCGTTTCCTGGAGTCGCCGTCAGAGCTCGCCTCATCGGCGTGATCGTGAGCGAACAGGTTGACGGCAAGAAGAGGCTTCGTAACGACAGGCTAGTTGCGGTATCCGAATCGACCCATCAATACGCAAAGATCAAACCTTATCCGATCTCCCGAAGAAGTGGATTCGCGAACCGGAGACGTTCTTTGTGA
- a CDS encoding PIG-L deacetylase family protein: protein MDRALQATFDRSQRITDSVIVPITDDRIWRENLGTLRPLDLPTGPILVIAPHPDDETLGAGALIATLSAQATRVIVVAATDGENAYDLPPAGRIDLGLIREREQRKALGLLGVQPDSVIRLRLTDSGLMGQRSELERRVMEVAEPGMTILAPWQGDFHPDHVACAHVACSVAQAKGLALISYFFWTWHRGSPETLDGLPLRRFIPTFDARAAKAQAIGQHRSQFESESGDPILNDRLIAPIYWDFEVFLSA, encoded by the coding sequence TTGGATAGAGCACTTCAGGCGACGTTCGATCGATCTCAGCGCATCACAGACAGCGTGATTGTGCCGATTACTGATGACCGGATTTGGCGCGAGAATCTTGGTACTTTAAGGCCTCTTGATCTGCCGACGGGGCCAATTCTCGTGATCGCTCCGCATCCCGATGATGAGACCCTCGGAGCGGGTGCTCTGATTGCCACTCTGTCCGCGCAAGCGACGAGAGTGATCGTCGTTGCAGCGACGGATGGGGAGAATGCATATGACCTTCCTCCGGCAGGCCGAATCGATCTTGGCCTCATTCGCGAGCGCGAACAACGCAAGGCTTTGGGGCTGTTAGGTGTGCAACCGGATTCGGTGATACGTTTGCGCCTAACGGACAGCGGCCTTATGGGACAGCGCTCCGAGTTGGAACGCAGAGTCATGGAGGTTGCAGAGCCAGGGATGACAATCCTTGCTCCGTGGCAAGGAGACTTTCACCCTGATCACGTTGCATGTGCCCATGTAGCGTGTTCTGTTGCGCAAGCAAAGGGACTTGCGTTGATATCCTACTTTTTCTGGACATGGCACCGTGGATCTCCAGAGACATTGGACGGACTGCCGTTACGGAGATTCATCCCCACCTTCGATGCTCGGGCAGCGAAGGCACAAGCCATTGGCCAGCATCGTTCGCAGTTCGAGAGCGAATCCGGCGATCCTATCTTGAATGACCGTCTTATTGCCCCGATTTATTGGGACTTCGAGGTCTTCCTTTCTGCATGA
- a CDS encoding class I SAM-dependent methyltransferase, giving the protein MSTPSTSSADFFENKYRQAPDFDPWRFATSEYELSRYRVVMQALEGRIYKHAYEPGCSIGVLTQQLASVCKTVDACDFSATAVDVARERCRDLPGVTVRCASLTGSQPWSKFDLIVLCEIGYYFTADAWQKLVENMVHAMRPGTVVLACHWLGESEDHVQRGQEVHEAISHPLLVGTLSSCYEGFRLDRWIRTT; this is encoded by the coding sequence ATGAGTACACCCTCGACATCAAGCGCAGATTTCTTTGAAAACAAGTATCGGCAAGCCCCCGATTTTGACCCTTGGAGGTTTGCGACCTCGGAGTATGAACTCAGTCGCTACCGAGTCGTTATGCAGGCACTCGAGGGACGTATTTATAAACATGCATATGAGCCAGGCTGCTCCATTGGTGTACTCACTCAGCAGCTTGCTTCCGTCTGCAAGACGGTCGATGCGTGCGACTTTTCAGCCACTGCTGTGGATGTGGCGCGAGAACGTTGCCGTGATCTTCCGGGCGTAACGGTGCGTTGTGCATCACTCACCGGAAGTCAACCCTGGTCGAAGTTCGATCTCATCGTGCTGTGCGAGATCGGCTACTACTTCACCGCCGACGCTTGGCAGAAATTGGTGGAGAACATGGTTCACGCTATGAGGCCGGGAACAGTGGTGCTTGCTTGTCACTGGCTTGGGGAATCTGAAGATCATGTACAGCGCGGGCAAGAGGTGCATGAAGCGATATCGCATCCTCTGCTCGTGGGCACGCTGAGTAGCTGCTATGAAGGATTTCGTTTGGACCGATGGATACGAACAACATGA
- a CDS encoding glycosyltransferase produces the protein MRLPTEPAIAWHFAVIIPACNEEQLLPCCLRSVATAQAQLPSEVTSDVIVIADSSTDDTAKVARDLLSGNGLVLEIDLACVGAARSLAVTEALGRYTGPLSCCWIANTDADCEVSPTWLVDQLRIAQRGFEAVAGIVDVRDFSEHLFFVEERFRKSYRIEPDGTHPHIHGANLGVRADVYQMAGGWSPLMTAEDHDLWRRLADCGARRLSDASLQVITSGRRVGRAPMGFAGALAAHNEMVAA, from the coding sequence ATGAGACTGCCTACTGAACCTGCTATCGCATGGCATTTTGCCGTAATCATTCCGGCCTGTAACGAAGAGCAACTCCTTCCGTGTTGCCTTCGCTCTGTTGCCACAGCACAAGCCCAGCTGCCGTCGGAGGTGACTTCCGACGTTATCGTCATTGCGGATAGTTCCACCGATGACACGGCAAAGGTGGCGAGAGACCTCTTAAGCGGCAATGGTCTGGTATTGGAGATCGATCTCGCGTGTGTAGGCGCTGCACGTTCGCTCGCTGTGACGGAGGCTCTTGGTCGGTACACTGGGCCATTGAGCTGCTGCTGGATTGCGAACACAGACGCAGACTGTGAGGTCTCGCCAACATGGCTTGTCGACCAACTTCGCATCGCGCAACGGGGATTTGAAGCCGTTGCAGGCATCGTTGATGTGCGTGACTTCTCCGAACATCTTTTCTTTGTTGAGGAACGATTTCGGAAATCTTATCGAATCGAACCCGACGGGACACACCCACATATTCACGGTGCGAATCTGGGTGTTCGAGCGGACGTTTATCAGATGGCTGGAGGATGGAGTCCTCTGATGACGGCTGAGGACCACGACCTTTGGCGTCGCTTGGCTGATTGCGGTGCACGACGCCTGAGCGATGCCAGTCTGCAGGTGATCACAAGCGGTCGTCGAGTGGGGCGAGCGCCGATGGGATTTGCGGGCGCACTTGCCGCACACAATGAAATGGTAGCGGCATGA
- a CDS encoding response regulator — protein MKAYNVLVIDDNRARCQGLAELLTLQGFEAYAEFGGTEGIARARSLRPDAVLLDLHMPDMDGVEVMTMLRDDPSMQSVAIILLTAEGSPVSTHGSDAFLTFPFETTTLTSVLLGCIMRRKQTK, from the coding sequence ATGAAGGCCTACAACGTCCTTGTTATCGACGACAACCGTGCCCGGTGCCAGGGACTGGCGGAGTTACTCACGCTTCAGGGTTTTGAAGCTTATGCCGAATTCGGCGGAACAGAAGGTATCGCTCGCGCACGATCTCTCCGCCCTGATGCAGTGTTGCTGGATCTGCATATGCCGGACATGGACGGAGTCGAAGTCATGACCATGCTTCGCGACGATCCATCCATGCAGAGCGTCGCGATCATACTTCTGACGGCGGAAGGCTCACCCGTTTCCACTCACGGCTCCGACGCTTTCCTTACCTTCCCGTTTGAGACAACAACGCTCACGTCAGTGTTGTTGGGCTGCATCATGCGGCGAAAACAGACCAAATGA
- a CDS encoding DUF2252 family protein, with protein sequence MAQVASSIKPRDRSKVLNANRQAKMAQSAHAYVRGNTLQFYEWLKKDSAKSIPEGPPVWICGDCHVGNIGPLSDSDGKIEIQIRDLDQTVVGNPAHDLVRLALSLATAARGSDLPGVTVVKMMEQMVEGYERALVAPNTTIKANSDDLAPIRNVLEQSRRRRWHHLAEERIEDVKPQIPLGKRFWMLEEQERVAMDELFRDETVVAKILAFKGRRPGSKVSVVDAAYWMKGCSSLGRLRFAVLLSIGKKADRTHCLIDLKEATCAAAPKVEMTIRNDAERVVTGASNLSPNLGQRMLAVPLLGKNLVMRELMPQDLKFDLDRLTQQEAMAAARYLAGIVGKAHGRQMNRKTRQSWLAKLEKQHSKSLDARNWLWSSVVSLIADHEAAYLEHCRRYASSS encoded by the coding sequence ATGGCTCAAGTCGCGTCTTCCATCAAGCCCCGAGATCGGTCGAAGGTTCTTAACGCAAATCGTCAGGCGAAGATGGCTCAGTCTGCCCACGCCTATGTTCGCGGAAACACGCTCCAGTTTTACGAATGGTTGAAAAAGGATTCGGCCAAGAGCATTCCGGAGGGCCCGCCGGTCTGGATCTGCGGGGATTGCCACGTGGGGAATATTGGACCGCTGTCCGATTCGGACGGCAAAATTGAAATCCAGATTCGCGATCTGGACCAGACGGTTGTCGGAAACCCTGCTCATGACTTAGTGCGGTTAGCGCTCTCGCTGGCAACGGCAGCACGCGGGTCCGATCTGCCGGGCGTCACTGTCGTCAAAATGATGGAACAGATGGTCGAAGGTTACGAACGGGCTCTCGTCGCTCCGAACACAACCATCAAAGCCAACAGTGACGATCTTGCTCCCATCCGAAACGTACTGGAACAATCACGCCGCCGTCGCTGGCATCATCTTGCTGAAGAAAGGATCGAGGATGTTAAACCCCAGATCCCCCTCGGAAAGCGATTCTGGATGTTGGAAGAGCAGGAGCGCGTCGCGATGGATGAACTGTTTCGTGATGAAACGGTTGTAGCGAAAATTCTGGCATTCAAAGGCCGCAGGCCGGGATCAAAAGTATCCGTAGTGGACGCTGCCTATTGGATGAAGGGATGCAGTTCGCTCGGTCGACTCCGCTTTGCTGTTCTTCTCAGCATTGGCAAGAAAGCCGACCGAACCCACTGCCTGATTGACCTTAAGGAAGCTACTTGTGCTGCTGCACCGAAGGTCGAAATGACCATCCGCAACGACGCGGAGAGAGTGGTGACGGGAGCGTCGAATCTCTCTCCGAACCTAGGCCAACGAATGTTAGCAGTCCCGCTTCTCGGGAAAAATCTTGTTATGCGCGAGCTAATGCCGCAAGACCTCAAATTCGATCTCGATCGCCTGACCCAGCAAGAAGCTATGGCGGCGGCTCGCTATCTCGCAGGAATCGTGGGCAAAGCTCATGGTCGGCAGATGAACCGCAAGACGCGCCAATCGTGGCTCGCCAAGTTGGAGAAACAACACTCGAAAAGCCTGGATGCCCGGAACTGGTTGTGGTCAAGTGTAGTTTCGCTAATTGCAGACCACGAAGCGGCTTATCTGGAACATTGCAGGCGATACGCGAGTTCCTCCTGA
- a CDS encoding ferritin-like domain-containing protein, protein MALKTVLLDELRDMYSAENQLVKALPKLAKGAKDKALKAAFQSHLEETKGQVLRLRSVFALLGEKPTGQHCNGMEGVIEEGADALEKDEEGASFDVGIVGAALRTEHYEIAGYEACIAMAQGLGERKIVSLLTANLREELAAAKKITKIGVPLIRRSSTEPEPEPKPKTGKEKYSAKKSKEDETKASRDL, encoded by the coding sequence ATGGCATTGAAGACAGTACTTCTGGATGAATTGCGCGATATGTACAGCGCGGAAAACCAACTCGTGAAGGCTCTACCAAAGCTCGCGAAGGGCGCGAAAGATAAGGCGCTCAAGGCAGCTTTCCAATCGCATCTGGAAGAGACCAAGGGCCAAGTCTTGCGGCTCAGGAGCGTCTTTGCATTGCTTGGTGAGAAACCGACTGGCCAACACTGTAACGGCATGGAAGGCGTGATTGAAGAGGGTGCAGACGCCCTGGAGAAGGACGAAGAAGGGGCTTCCTTCGACGTGGGAATCGTCGGTGCCGCGCTCCGTACGGAACATTACGAGATCGCGGGCTATGAGGCGTGCATTGCGATGGCGCAGGGACTGGGCGAGCGCAAGATTGTGTCACTGCTGACGGCCAATCTGCGGGAGGAGCTCGCAGCCGCTAAGAAGATCACGAAGATCGGCGTACCGCTCATCAGAAGGTCTTCCACGGAGCCAGAGCCGGAGCCAAAACCCAAAACGGGCAAAGAGAAATACTCCGCGAAGAAAAGCAAGGAAGACGAAACCAAGGCCTCACGAGACCTATAA
- a CDS encoding NRAMP family divalent metal transporter → MTKRDVSTDGSAIEGSAPNGLQQFLKELGPGIITGAADDDPSGISTYSVAGASFGYATLWTALLSFPLMAAVQFMCAKLGMVTGCGLASVIRNRYPRWVLWLSCSLVIIANIFNIGADLGGMADAMQMMTGIPSYYWTPLFAAAIVALLFWTSYRLMARIFKWLTLVLFAYIITAFLAHPDWRTVAHSTFVPHIEWSKAYIAVLVAILGTTISPYLFFWQAAQEVEEDRAHGKTTVAQRKGSTDAEIRSARLDVVTGMLLSNVVMYFLILTTAATLNAHGHKDIETAKQAAEALRPLAGGGAYWLFTLGMIGTGMLAVPVLAGSCAYAVAEGARWRAASLNLKPQLARKFYGIIGVSIAVGLALDFAHLNAVMMLFWSAILNGLLAPPLVVMVVLLTSDRKVMGNRTNTIGMKCLGWTCALIMTAAAIGLIVSSM, encoded by the coding sequence GTGACGAAACGAGACGTTTCAACGGACGGCTCGGCAATTGAGGGATCGGCCCCGAATGGCCTTCAACAATTCCTGAAGGAACTCGGACCCGGCATCATTACCGGAGCTGCTGACGACGATCCTTCCGGGATATCGACTTACTCCGTTGCCGGGGCGTCCTTTGGATACGCGACGCTCTGGACGGCGCTGCTCTCCTTCCCACTGATGGCTGCTGTTCAGTTCATGTGCGCCAAGCTGGGCATGGTGACAGGCTGCGGTCTGGCCAGTGTGATTCGCAACCGTTACCCGCGATGGGTTCTGTGGCTGTCTTGCTCGCTGGTCATCATCGCGAACATCTTCAACATAGGCGCGGACTTGGGCGGCATGGCCGACGCCATGCAAATGATGACCGGTATCCCTTCGTATTACTGGACACCGCTCTTTGCAGCCGCAATCGTCGCCCTTCTTTTCTGGACGTCGTACCGCCTGATGGCCCGGATTTTCAAATGGCTAACGCTTGTTCTCTTCGCATACATCATTACTGCGTTCCTCGCCCATCCTGACTGGCGCACAGTTGCCCATTCGACCTTCGTCCCACACATTGAATGGAGCAAGGCCTACATCGCCGTGTTGGTTGCGATCCTCGGAACCACGATCTCGCCCTATCTCTTCTTTTGGCAGGCGGCGCAGGAGGTGGAGGAAGATCGTGCGCATGGAAAAACCACGGTCGCACAACGAAAGGGTTCTACCGACGCAGAGATTCGCTCGGCGAGGCTCGATGTGGTGACGGGCATGCTGCTCTCCAACGTCGTGATGTACTTCTTGATCCTGACAACGGCTGCGACGCTGAACGCTCACGGTCATAAAGATATCGAGACCGCTAAGCAAGCGGCGGAAGCGCTTCGCCCCTTGGCTGGCGGAGGAGCATATTGGCTTTTTACCCTGGGTATGATCGGGACGGGGATGCTTGCGGTCCCAGTTCTTGCCGGCTCGTGCGCCTACGCAGTCGCAGAGGGTGCGAGATGGAGAGCGGCATCGCTGAACCTCAAACCCCAGCTCGCTCGGAAATTCTATGGAATTATTGGGGTCTCGATCGCGGTGGGTCTCGCGCTGGACTTCGCTCATTTGAACGCAGTGATGATGCTCTTCTGGTCAGCTATCCTCAACGGCCTTTTGGCACCTCCCCTCGTTGTTATGGTTGTCCTGCTCACAAGCGACAGGAAGGTGATGGGCAACCGGACGAACACCATCGGCATGAAATGCCTTGGTTGGACGTGCGCCCTAATCATGACCGCCGCTGCCATCGGCCTCATCGTATCTTCGATGTGA
- a CDS encoding thiamine pyrophosphate-dependent enzyme — MDASDVLVERLIAWGVDTIFGLPGDGINGVMEALRKKQDKINFIHVRHEESAAFMACAYAKFTGKIGVCLATSGPGGIHLLNGLYDAKLDGAPVLAITGMQFTDVTGSFGQQDVQLDKVFIDVAVYNERIMSPTHVESTMDLAIRTAITRRGVAHVTIPIDTQMMEVKSSQRSERNVAHHSNAVYAIAGNKPVEGDLQSAAAVLNAGKRIAILAGAGALHATEELLQIAELLGAPIVKPLLGKATVPDDSPYTTGGIGLLGTAPSQEVMENCDTLLMVGTSYPYMEYLPKPGDCKCVQIDANAQRISLRYPTEVGLVGDSRKTLRELLPLLRHNDYRKFLEQAQTGMKDWNKIIEAEGTDPASPMKPQVVGYELSKRTREDAIIVSDSGTNTTVWARYMHAKRGQKHSCSGNLATMAGGMPYAIAAQVAYPDRQVIAVIGDGGFTMLMGEIITAVTYKLPIKFVIIKNNTLGQIKWEQMVFEGNPEYQCDLLPIDFVSLARSVGAEGIRIDEQKTAGARFDEALAMSGPVIIECVVDPLTAMLPPKITAKQALKFTEALAKGEPNRLRIALTAAHDTVRQIV, encoded by the coding sequence GTGGATGCATCGGACGTACTGGTAGAACGGCTAATCGCTTGGGGTGTGGATACGATTTTTGGGCTGCCCGGCGACGGCATCAACGGCGTGATGGAAGCGCTTCGGAAGAAGCAGGACAAGATCAACTTCATCCATGTTCGGCATGAAGAATCCGCTGCGTTTATGGCCTGCGCTTATGCGAAGTTCACCGGAAAGATCGGTGTGTGTCTGGCAACGAGCGGACCTGGCGGAATCCATCTGCTGAATGGTTTGTACGACGCAAAGTTAGACGGCGCACCCGTGTTGGCCATCACCGGTATGCAGTTCACGGATGTTACCGGCTCGTTCGGTCAACAGGATGTGCAGTTGGACAAAGTCTTTATTGATGTTGCTGTTTATAACGAGCGCATCATGAGTCCCACGCATGTTGAGTCAACCATGGACCTGGCAATCCGCACGGCGATCACTCGGCGTGGCGTAGCGCATGTGACGATTCCCATCGACACCCAGATGATGGAAGTGAAAAGTTCACAGCGTTCTGAGCGCAACGTGGCCCATCACAGCAATGCCGTCTATGCGATCGCAGGGAATAAGCCGGTCGAAGGCGACCTGCAATCTGCAGCTGCTGTTTTGAATGCCGGAAAACGCATCGCAATTCTTGCCGGAGCCGGGGCATTGCATGCAACCGAGGAATTGTTGCAGATCGCTGAACTGCTGGGAGCACCCATTGTGAAGCCGTTGTTGGGGAAGGCAACCGTGCCAGATGATTCGCCATATACAACAGGCGGAATTGGCCTTCTTGGAACGGCTCCCTCACAAGAGGTAATGGAAAACTGCGACACGCTGCTCATGGTCGGCACAAGCTATCCCTACATGGAGTATCTGCCCAAGCCCGGCGATTGTAAGTGCGTGCAGATTGACGCGAATGCACAACGAATCAGCCTACGGTATCCGACCGAAGTGGGTCTCGTGGGTGACAGCAGGAAGACCCTTCGTGAGCTGTTGCCGCTGTTGCGGCACAATGACTACCGCAAGTTCCTGGAGCAGGCTCAGACCGGTATGAAGGATTGGAACAAGATCATTGAAGCGGAAGGTACAGATCCCGCTTCTCCCATGAAGCCGCAGGTGGTGGGTTACGAACTGAGCAAGCGTACGCGGGAAGACGCGATTATCGTCAGTGACAGCGGTACAAACACTACCGTGTGGGCACGTTACATGCACGCGAAGCGGGGACAAAAGCATTCATGCAGCGGCAACCTGGCGACCATGGCGGGCGGTATGCCCTACGCGATTGCGGCTCAGGTTGCATATCCAGATCGACAGGTGATTGCAGTGATTGGCGACGGCGGCTTCACCATGCTGATGGGCGAGATCATCACCGCGGTGACCTATAAGTTGCCTATCAAGTTCGTCATTATCAAGAACAATACGTTGGGCCAAATTAAATGGGAGCAGATGGTCTTTGAGGGTAACCCCGAATACCAGTGCGACTTGCTTCCCATTGACTTCGTCTCGCTTGCACGCTCAGTCGGTGCGGAAGGTATTCGTATCGACGAGCAGAAAACAGCAGGAGCGAGGTTTGATGAGGCCTTGGCGATGTCTGGTCCGGTGATCATTGAGTGCGTGGTTGATCCATTAACGGCGATGCTGCCTCCCAAAATCACTGCAAAGCAAGCATTGAAATTTACGGAAGCATTGGCGAAGGGCGAACCGAACCGTCTTCGCATTGCGCTGACTGCAGCACATGACACTGTTAGGCAAATTGTGTAA
- a CDS encoding enolase C-terminal domain-like protein, translated as MSAYVIPTDAPEGDGTFAWNSTTLILVELKCGDVTGLGYTYSHKAAALLARDLIDKAVAGSDPFDTNAIFMKMRYEQRNYGREGVAATALSAVDVALWDLKAKLMGQPLVRALGQMRDSVPAYGSGGFTTYTDAQLQEQLSGWVEQGIPRVKMKIGTHPEEDLHRVAVAREAIGDDAELFVDANGAYSRKQAMGFAKKFSEDYRVTWFEEPVSSDDLAGLCLLRTEGPSGMDIAAGEYGFTAMYLQRMLDAQAVDVLQADATRCGGVTGFIDVAALCDAHPLPMSAHCAPALHTHLACAARPLRHVEYFHDHVRIERMFFDGFREPMQGALHPDLSRPGLGIAFKHKDAEQFRVDI; from the coding sequence GTGAGCGCCTACGTCATCCCGACGGACGCACCGGAAGGTGACGGAACTTTTGCGTGGAATTCCACCACGCTTATTCTTGTGGAATTGAAGTGTGGCGATGTCACAGGTCTTGGCTATACCTACAGCCACAAGGCTGCAGCTTTGCTTGCCAGAGATTTGATCGACAAGGCTGTGGCTGGATCAGATCCATTCGATACCAATGCCATCTTTATGAAGATGCGTTACGAGCAGCGTAACTATGGGCGCGAGGGAGTTGCGGCCACTGCGCTGTCCGCGGTGGACGTCGCCCTGTGGGACCTGAAGGCGAAGTTGATGGGGCAGCCACTCGTTCGGGCGTTGGGGCAGATGCGTGATTCCGTGCCAGCCTATGGCTCCGGTGGATTCACGACCTATACGGATGCGCAGTTGCAAGAGCAGTTGAGCGGTTGGGTAGAGCAGGGAATACCGCGCGTGAAGATGAAGATAGGAACTCATCCTGAAGAGGATTTGCACCGAGTTGCTGTTGCTCGCGAAGCTATCGGCGATGATGCCGAGTTATTTGTTGACGCGAATGGCGCGTACTCGCGCAAGCAGGCCATGGGATTCGCGAAGAAGTTTTCAGAGGACTACCGAGTGACGTGGTTTGAAGAACCTGTAAGCTCCGACGACCTTGCGGGCTTGTGCCTGTTGCGGACTGAAGGGCCTTCGGGAATGGATATTGCCGCAGGCGAGTATGGTTTTACCGCAATGTATTTGCAACGCATGCTGGATGCGCAGGCGGTCGATGTTCTTCAGGCCGATGCAACGCGCTGTGGAGGCGTGACTGGCTTTATAGATGTAGCAGCACTCTGTGACGCGCACCCGCTTCCTATGTCGGCACATTGTGCGCCAGCGTTGCATACGCACCTTGCTTGTGCCGCCCGTCCGTTACGCCACGTGGAATATTTTCATGATCACGTTCGTATCGAGCGCATGTTCTTTGATGGATTTCGAGAACCGATGCAAGGAGCCCTGCACCCCGATCTGTCGCGCCCGGGATTGGGTATTGCTTTCAAGCACAAAGATGCGGAACAGTTCCGCGTGGACATATAA
- a CDS encoding gluconate 2-dehydrogenase subunit 3 family protein, which translates to MSDPTKNSNEEQALPQRVQPGYYPGWNVLSQSAYWDAATRKVVEERMGPPKQLRFFHEAEAQAMTAILDRILPQDDRLPAQRIPLLPSLDARLFENRIEGYRYEDMPSDQQAYRWAVEAMDRMALEVFNGLFAELTSHSQEVLLKSLHDGEPMGAKDLWQRMNVERFWTLLLNDACAAYYAHPWAWNEIGFGGPAYPRGYMRLEEGEPEPWEFVEQRYEWAGPTGSLSDLDRGGLAGED; encoded by the coding sequence ATGAGCGATCCTACGAAGAACTCAAACGAGGAGCAGGCGCTTCCGCAAAGAGTGCAGCCAGGCTATTACCCCGGCTGGAATGTTTTGTCGCAGTCGGCATACTGGGACGCAGCCACTCGCAAGGTGGTGGAAGAGCGCATGGGACCACCCAAACAGCTTCGCTTTTTCCATGAGGCGGAAGCACAAGCAATGACGGCGATACTGGATCGAATTCTGCCACAGGACGATCGTCTGCCTGCTCAGCGTATCCCCTTGTTGCCATCGCTCGATGCACGACTCTTTGAAAACCGTATCGAAGGCTATCGCTATGAAGACATGCCCAGCGATCAACAGGCGTATCGATGGGCTGTGGAAGCCATGGATCGAATGGCGCTTGAAGTTTTCAATGGCTTATTCGCGGAACTCACGTCGCACTCGCAAGAAGTATTGTTGAAGTCTCTCCACGATGGGGAGCCTATGGGTGCGAAAGACCTGTGGCAACGCATGAATGTCGAGCGTTTCTGGACATTGTTGCTCAACGACGCATGTGCCGCATACTACGCACATCCTTGGGCGTGGAATGAAATCGGTTTTGGTGGACCGGCGTATCCACGCGGCTACATGAGGCTGGAAGAAGGCGAGCCGGAACCGTGGGAGTTCGTGGAACAACGCTATGAATGGGCAGGACCTACGGGAAGTTTGAGCGACTTGGATCGCGGCGGATTGGCGGGTGAGGATTGA